A genomic segment from Amycolatopsis camponoti encodes:
- a CDS encoding helix-turn-helix domain-containing protein: MLSDRELEVLAIVAEDKTDREIAGRLAISERTVRAHVSRIIRKLGVASRVGAAVVFVAFGSRDVECAVAGTGLSLVVRSHR, from the coding sequence GTGTTGAGCGATCGGGAGCTCGAAGTGCTCGCGATCGTCGCGGAGGACAAGACCGATCGTGAGATCGCGGGCCGGCTGGCGATCAGCGAGCGCACGGTGCGCGCGCACGTCAGCCGGATCATCCGCAAGCTCGGCGTCGCGTCGAGGGTGGGTGCGGCGGTGGTGTTCGTCGCGTTCGGCTCGCGGGACGTCGAATGCGCGGTGGCCGGCACCGGGCTTTCGCTGGTCGTCCGGTCACACCGGTGA
- a CDS encoding VOC family protein: MSLNAVTHLNFHGQAREALEFYQSVFGGQLTVATYGDFGMPAGLPGADHVVFGQVVADSGFRVMAYDVPGEHAPADPGAPSTRRENGTTITREPFFLSVRGETVDEVTPVWEGLSRGATVIEAFGPARWAPAFGMLADRFGVTWIVDVAAEYLQA; the protein is encoded by the coding sequence ATGTCGCTCAACGCTGTCACCCACCTGAACTTCCACGGCCAGGCCCGCGAAGCCCTGGAGTTCTACCAATCGGTCTTCGGCGGGCAGCTCACCGTCGCCACCTACGGCGACTTCGGGATGCCCGCCGGCCTGCCCGGCGCCGACCACGTCGTGTTCGGCCAGGTCGTCGCCGACAGCGGCTTCCGGGTGATGGCCTACGACGTGCCGGGCGAGCACGCGCCCGCCGACCCGGGCGCGCCCTCCACGCGTCGCGAGAACGGCACCACCATCACCCGCGAGCCGTTCTTCCTCTCCGTCCGCGGCGAGACCGTCGACGAGGTCACGCCCGTCTGGGAGGGACTTTCCCGGGGCGCGACCGTGATCGAGGCGTTCGGTCCGGCGCGGTGGGCGCCGGCCTTCGGGATGCTGGCCGACCGCTTCGGCGTCACCTGGATCGTCGACGTCGCGGCCGAGTACCTCCAAGCCTGA
- a CDS encoding PHB depolymerase family esterase has protein sequence MDKVLSRRVALVTAAGVTAGLAVPGVAAASSTDASVGFTLDAETLDGGEQVTSLTLDTSRLGPIDPASLTTGTFGVHVEATSPIDTGGQDIGYALDRPVTAARLDRRGNIVLELSHGEGQTGGGTLGYINSKGRNVRLDLVYTLTQNAPVRTRRGRPVSIGRFAQRGLVNPEVDAFTYHASRSGMKYRLYSPTSGHGRRPLIVWLHGGGEGASLPDGYYDNETTLRANRGALGFATREAQGIFDGAYVVAPQSTSAWMDDGPRFAPLIHEIIRDVLRTRPVDPGRVYVAGCSNGGYMSVKMTTVYPATFAASVPICGVVAGRKEGDPPLVPDAELAAIRTPTWLVASLDDDTVDPRANTVHAHELIPRSEVTLYDHVVWNGHQFPGHWSWIYVARNDPSVRGTHVWQWMARKHR, from the coding sequence ATGGACAAGGTGCTGAGTCGTCGCGTCGCGCTGGTCACCGCCGCGGGTGTCACCGCCGGCCTGGCGGTGCCCGGTGTCGCCGCCGCCTCCTCCACCGACGCCAGCGTGGGTTTCACGCTCGACGCCGAAACGCTCGACGGCGGTGAGCAGGTCACGTCCCTCACCCTCGACACCTCGCGGCTCGGGCCGATCGACCCGGCGAGCCTGACCACCGGCACCTTCGGCGTGCACGTCGAGGCCACCAGCCCGATCGACACCGGCGGCCAGGACATCGGCTACGCCCTCGACCGGCCCGTGACGGCCGCGCGGCTCGACCGCCGCGGGAACATCGTCCTGGAGCTGAGCCACGGCGAAGGCCAGACCGGCGGCGGCACTCTCGGCTACATCAACAGCAAGGGCCGCAATGTCCGGCTCGACCTCGTCTACACCCTCACGCAGAACGCTCCCGTCCGCACGCGGCGTGGCCGGCCGGTCTCCATCGGCCGCTTCGCGCAACGCGGCTTGGTCAACCCCGAAGTCGACGCGTTCACCTACCACGCGTCCCGGTCCGGGATGAAGTACCGGCTGTACTCGCCGACGTCGGGACACGGCCGGCGGCCGTTGATCGTCTGGCTGCACGGCGGCGGAGAAGGCGCTTCCCTGCCGGACGGCTACTACGACAACGAGACCACGTTGCGCGCCAACCGGGGCGCGCTGGGGTTCGCCACCCGGGAGGCGCAAGGGATCTTCGACGGCGCCTACGTCGTCGCCCCGCAGAGCACGTCCGCCTGGATGGACGACGGTCCCCGCTTCGCCCCGCTCATCCACGAGATCATCCGGGACGTGCTCCGCACGCGGCCCGTCGACCCCGGACGCGTGTACGTCGCCGGCTGCAGCAACGGCGGCTACATGAGCGTGAAGATGACCACCGTCTACCCGGCGACGTTCGCGGCGTCGGTGCCGATCTGCGGCGTCGTCGCCGGCCGGAAGGAGGGCGACCCGCCGCTGGTGCCCGACGCCGAGCTGGCCGCGATCCGCACGCCCACCTGGCTGGTCGCCTCCCTCGACGACGACACGGTGGACCCGCGGGCCAACACCGTCCACGCGCACGAGCTCATCCCGCGCTCCGAGGTGACGCTCTACGACCACGTCGTGTGGAACGGTCATCAGTTCCCGGGCCACTGGTCGTGGATCTACGTGGCCCGCAACGACCCGAGCGTCCGCGGCACCCACGTCTGGCAGTGGATGGCGCGGAAACACCGGTGA
- a CDS encoding amidase, producing MEWSLRTAEELVAALRAGAVTSVELTDEAIARIERDDEVINAICVPDFDRARAAARRADQARARGEERPLLGVPVTVKESYDIAGLPTTWGMPPHRDHVPAEDAVQVSRLKDAGAVVLGKTNVPLGLQDIQSFNEIYGTTTNPWDRGRTSGGSSGGSAAALASGFGALSIGSDIAGSLRTPAHFCGVYAHKPTLGLAATRGMVPPSEPALPADLDLAVVGPMARTACDLTLLLDVMAGPDPLTHGVAHRLALPPSRHQRLGEFRVLVLDEHPLIPTGAAVRAGVNRVAATLADGGAPVARHSPLLPDLTEAATLYMQLLISGSVARFPMESYEPPGADDRSLDAERLRALAFSHRDWLAANHRREVHRDAWRRLFTEFDAVVCPITPTPAFPHDHHPNPLERHIDIDGTEYPYFDQLVWAGVATMPGLPATAVPAGRSAEGLPVGVQLIGPMFEDRTPLRLAELLEQKMGGFRPPKQDRSRLGRAVSG from the coding sequence ATGGAATGGAGCTTGCGCACAGCCGAAGAACTCGTTGCCGCACTGCGTGCCGGCGCGGTGACGTCGGTGGAGCTGACCGACGAGGCGATCGCCCGGATCGAGCGCGACGACGAGGTGATCAACGCGATCTGCGTGCCGGACTTCGACCGCGCGCGGGCCGCCGCGCGCCGGGCCGACCAGGCGCGTGCGCGGGGTGAGGAGCGGCCGCTGCTCGGCGTTCCGGTGACGGTCAAGGAGTCCTACGACATCGCCGGGCTGCCCACGACCTGGGGCATGCCGCCGCACCGGGACCACGTGCCGGCCGAGGACGCGGTGCAGGTGTCGCGGCTCAAGGACGCGGGCGCGGTGGTGCTCGGCAAGACCAATGTCCCGTTGGGGCTGCAGGACATCCAGAGCTTCAACGAGATCTACGGCACCACCACCAACCCGTGGGACCGCGGTCGCACGTCGGGCGGATCCTCGGGCGGGTCGGCGGCGGCACTGGCCTCCGGGTTCGGCGCGCTGTCCATCGGCTCCGACATCGCCGGCTCGCTGCGCACCCCCGCGCACTTCTGCGGCGTCTACGCGCACAAGCCGACGCTCGGACTGGCGGCCACCCGCGGCATGGTCCCGCCGTCCGAGCCGGCGTTGCCGGCCGACCTCGACCTCGCCGTCGTCGGTCCGATGGCCCGCACCGCGTGCGACCTCACGCTCCTGCTCGACGTCATGGCCGGACCGGACCCGCTGACGCACGGCGTGGCGCACCGGCTGGCGCTGCCGCCGTCCCGCCACCAGCGGCTCGGCGAGTTCCGGGTCCTGGTCCTCGACGAGCACCCGCTCATCCCGACCGGAGCCGCCGTGCGGGCGGGCGTGAACCGGGTGGCGGCGACACTCGCCGACGGCGGCGCCCCGGTCGCGCGGCACAGTCCGCTGCTGCCCGACCTGACCGAAGCCGCGACGCTGTACATGCAGTTGCTGATTTCGGGCTCGGTCGCGCGGTTTCCGATGGAATCGTACGAGCCGCCCGGCGCGGACGACCGGAGCCTCGACGCCGAGCGGCTGCGCGCCTTGGCGTTCAGCCACCGCGACTGGCTGGCGGCGAACCACCGCCGCGAGGTCCACCGCGACGCCTGGCGGCGGCTGTTCACCGAGTTCGACGCGGTGGTGTGCCCGATCACGCCGACCCCCGCGTTCCCCCACGACCACCACCCGAACCCGCTGGAAAGGCACATCGACATCGACGGCACCGAGTACCCGTACTTCGACCAGCTCGTCTGGGCCGGCGTGGCCACGATGCCCGGCCTGCCCGCCACGGCCGTCCCCGCGGGCCGGTCCGCCGAGGGCCTGCCGGTGGGGGTACAGCTCATCGGCCCGATGTTCGAGGACCGCACCCCGCTGCGACTGGCCGAACTGCTGGAACAGAAGATGGGCGGCTTCCGGCCACCGAAGCAGGACCGGTCACGGCTGGGGCGTGCCGTCAGCGGGTGA
- a CDS encoding sigma-70 family RNA polymerase sigma factor: MNSTATDRFDANRFEAGRTRLASLAYRLLGSAADAEDVVQDTFVHWQAADRARIELPEAWLTKVVTNLCLDRLRSAHARRERTVGAWLPEPLLDGDPMLGPADTFEQRESVSLAVLTLLERLSAVERAVYVLREAFSYSHAEIAEILDVTEAASQQHLHRARRRVTAARRGGEVDPASAREIVAEFLAAASSGRTERLVELLTDDAVAISDGAGLTGTLLRYDTAERIAAVARAGFKPTPAKRRFAGGAPAVHHALVNGAPALLFVLGGQVVGAVTFDLTGRRIATVRGIAAPARLVRLTEFWRRHEPDTPLITEW; the protein is encoded by the coding sequence GTGAACAGCACCGCCACCGATCGCTTCGACGCCAACCGGTTCGAGGCCGGCCGCACCCGGCTGGCCTCGCTGGCCTACCGGCTTCTGGGCTCCGCCGCGGACGCCGAAGACGTCGTGCAGGACACGTTCGTGCACTGGCAGGCCGCCGACCGGGCGCGGATCGAGCTGCCGGAAGCGTGGCTGACGAAGGTCGTCACCAACCTGTGCCTCGACCGGCTTCGGTCGGCCCACGCCCGCCGGGAACGCACCGTCGGCGCCTGGCTGCCCGAACCGCTCCTGGACGGCGACCCGATGCTCGGCCCGGCCGACACGTTCGAGCAGCGCGAATCGGTCTCCCTGGCCGTGCTGACGCTCCTGGAGCGCCTCTCGGCCGTGGAGCGGGCGGTGTACGTCCTGCGCGAAGCGTTTTCCTACAGCCACGCCGAAATCGCCGAGATCCTCGACGTCACGGAGGCCGCCAGCCAGCAGCACCTCCACCGGGCTCGGCGCCGCGTCACCGCCGCGCGCCGCGGCGGCGAGGTCGATCCGGCGTCCGCCCGCGAGATCGTGGCGGAGTTCCTCGCCGCCGCTTCTTCGGGCCGCACCGAACGGCTGGTGGAGTTGCTCACCGACGACGCGGTCGCGATCTCCGACGGCGCCGGGCTGACCGGGACGCTGCTGCGGTACGACACCGCCGAGCGCATCGCCGCGGTGGCACGGGCCGGCTTCAAGCCCACCCCCGCGAAACGGCGATTCGCCGGCGGTGCGCCCGCCGTGCACCACGCGCTGGTCAACGGCGCCCCAGCCCTGCTTTTCGTGCTCGGCGGCCAGGTTGTCGGCGCCGTGACGTTCGACCTCACCGGGCGCAGGATCGCCACCGTGCGCGGCATCGCCGCGCCCGCCCGCCTCGTCCGGCTCACCGAATTCTGGCGGCGGCACGAACCGGACACCCCGCTCATCACCGAGTGGTGA
- a CDS encoding NAD(P)/FAD-dependent oxidoreductase: MKHRILVLGAGYAGTFAAGNLARRLSPVDTEITVVNAVPDFVQRMRLHQLAAGQDIASPELTDVFAGTGIRLRPARVTAVNPERRLVTVADSDGGGELGYDTLVYALGSHVADHGVPGVAEHAFTVAGRPSALRLRERLDSLGGRHEGGSVVVIGDGLTGIETATEIAESRPGLPVTLVARGELGARLSLARNHLRQACDRLGITVLEHTGVEAVEAARVLCGDGASLVSGATVWAGGFAVSPIATASGL; the protein is encoded by the coding sequence ATGAAGCACCGCATCCTCGTTCTCGGTGCCGGCTACGCCGGGACTTTCGCGGCCGGGAACCTGGCCCGCCGGCTGTCCCCTGTGGACACCGAGATCACCGTCGTCAACGCCGTGCCGGACTTCGTCCAGCGGATGCGGCTGCACCAACTGGCCGCGGGGCAGGATATCGCGTCCCCGGAACTCACCGACGTCTTCGCGGGCACGGGGATCCGGCTGCGCCCGGCCCGGGTCACCGCCGTCAACCCCGAGCGTCGGCTCGTCACCGTGGCCGACAGCGACGGCGGCGGCGAGCTGGGCTACGACACGCTTGTCTACGCGCTCGGCAGCCACGTCGCCGATCATGGCGTCCCCGGGGTGGCCGAGCATGCCTTCACCGTCGCCGGCCGGCCCTCCGCGTTGCGGCTGCGCGAGCGTCTGGACAGCCTCGGCGGACGACACGAAGGCGGGAGTGTGGTGGTCATCGGCGACGGGCTGACCGGCATCGAGACCGCCACCGAGATCGCGGAATCGCGGCCCGGCCTGCCGGTCACGCTGGTCGCCCGCGGCGAGCTGGGCGCCCGGCTCTCCCTGGCCCGCAACCACTTGCGCCAGGCTTGCGACCGGCTGGGCATCACCGTCCTGGAGCACACCGGCGTCGAGGCGGTCGAAGCCGCGCGGGTGCTGTGCGGCGACGGAGCGTCCCTGGTGTCCGGCGCCACCGTGTGGGCCGGCGGGTTCGCGGTCAGCCCCATCGCCACCGCGAGCGGGCTGTAG
- a CDS encoding ABC transporter permease yields MTTHALGDTTVLLGRSLRHITRSLDTIITTVITPVAMMLMFVYVFGGAIDTGSASYVNYLLPGILLITIASGIAYTALRLFSDLESGIFERFHSMPITRSAVLWAHVLTSLVANLISLVIVVAVALLMGFRSSAGVLAWLEVTGILLLFTLALTWIAVLAGLTAKTAEGGGAFSYPLIFLPFLSSAFVPTGTMPGPVRWFAEHQPVTSIVTTLRALFTQAPVGGDSWTALAWCAGILVVAYAFATAAYRRKVS; encoded by the coding sequence ATGACCACGCACGCCCTCGGCGACACCACCGTCCTCTTGGGACGCTCCCTGCGCCACATCACCCGCAGCCTGGACACCATCATCACGACCGTCATCACACCGGTCGCCATGATGCTGATGTTCGTCTACGTCTTCGGCGGCGCGATCGACACCGGCTCGGCCTCGTACGTGAACTACCTGCTGCCCGGCATCCTGCTGATCACGATCGCCTCGGGCATCGCCTACACGGCGCTGCGGCTCTTCTCCGACCTCGAGAGCGGAATCTTCGAACGCTTCCACTCCATGCCGATCACCCGCTCGGCCGTGCTGTGGGCGCACGTGCTGACCTCGCTGGTCGCCAACCTGATCTCGCTCGTGATCGTCGTCGCCGTCGCCCTGCTGATGGGCTTCCGCTCGAGCGCCGGCGTCCTGGCCTGGCTCGAGGTCACCGGCATCCTGCTCCTGTTCACCTTGGCGCTGACCTGGATCGCGGTCCTCGCCGGCCTCACCGCCAAGACAGCCGAAGGCGGCGGCGCGTTCTCCTACCCGCTGATCTTCCTGCCGTTCCTCAGCTCGGCGTTCGTGCCGACCGGCACGATGCCCGGGCCGGTGCGCTGGTTCGCCGAACACCAGCCGGTGACGTCCATCGTCACCACCCTCCGCGCCCTGTTCACGCAGGCGCCGGTCGGCGGCGACAGCTGGACCGCCCTCGCCTGGTGCGCCGGAATCCTCGTCGTCGCCTACGCCTTCGCCACCGCGGCCTACCGGCGCAAGGTCTCCTGA
- a CDS encoding ABC transporter ATP-binding protein has translation MTMTAIRVRGLEKSYKTLRVLRGVDFDVERGSIFALLGSNGAGKTTVVRILSTLLKPDAGTAAVTGSDVVTQAGDVRAAISLTGQFAAVDEILSGRENLVLIAKLRRLKHPGKIADDLLARFSLTDAATRKVATYSGGMRRRLDIAMSLIGDPPVIFLDEPTTGLDPEARLEVWDAVKGLAARGTTVLLTTQYLDEAEQLADRIAILHEGRIIVNGTLAELKQLLPPAQVEYVEKQPTLEDVFFAVVGHRTESENR, from the coding sequence ATGACCATGACAGCGATCCGAGTTCGCGGCCTCGAGAAGTCGTACAAGACACTGCGGGTCCTACGCGGCGTGGACTTCGACGTGGAGCGGGGCAGCATCTTCGCCCTGCTCGGCTCGAACGGCGCCGGCAAGACCACCGTCGTGCGGATCCTGTCGACGCTGCTGAAGCCGGACGCGGGGACCGCCGCGGTCACCGGCTCCGACGTCGTCACCCAGGCCGGCGACGTGCGCGCGGCCATCAGCCTCACCGGCCAGTTCGCCGCCGTCGACGAAATCCTCAGCGGCCGGGAAAACCTCGTCCTCATCGCCAAGCTCCGGCGCCTGAAGCACCCCGGAAAGATCGCCGACGACCTGCTGGCGCGCTTCTCCCTGACCGACGCCGCCACGCGAAAGGTGGCGACCTACTCCGGAGGCATGCGCCGCCGCCTGGACATCGCCATGAGCCTGATCGGCGATCCACCGGTGATCTTCCTGGACGAGCCGACCACCGGGCTCGATCCCGAAGCGCGCCTGGAGGTCTGGGACGCGGTGAAGGGCCTCGCCGCGCGCGGCACGACGGTGCTGCTCACCACCCAGTACCTGGACGAGGCCGAACAGCTCGCCGACCGGATCGCGATCCTGCACGAGGGCCGCATCATCGTGAACGGCACCCTCGCCGAACTCAAGCAGCTCCTCCCGCCCGCCCAGGTCGAGTACGTCGAGAAACAGCCGACCCTCGAAGACGTCTTCTTCGCCGTCGTCGGCCACCGCACGGAAAGCGAGAACCGATGA
- a CDS encoding PadR family transcriptional regulator, with the protein MDDLTEMLKGTLEGCVLEIIGGEETYGYAITRRLNDLGFGDVVEGTVYTILLRLEKNKLVQVTKRPSEKGPPRKFYRLNEAGREELGRFWAKWQYVSSRIDKLKEGGK; encoded by the coding sequence ATGGACGATCTGACGGAGATGCTGAAAGGCACCCTCGAAGGCTGCGTGCTCGAGATCATCGGCGGCGAGGAGACCTACGGCTACGCCATCACGCGCCGGCTGAACGACCTCGGCTTCGGCGACGTCGTCGAGGGGACCGTGTACACGATCCTGTTGCGGCTGGAGAAGAACAAGCTCGTCCAGGTGACGAAACGGCCGTCCGAGAAGGGGCCGCCGCGCAAGTTCTACCGGCTCAACGAGGCCGGTCGCGAAGAACTCGGCCGGTTCTGGGCTAAGTGGCAGTACGTGTCGTCGCGCATCGACAAGTTGAAGGAGGGCGGGAAATGA
- a CDS encoding DUF1048 domain-containing protein — protein sequence MNFWETVTGSDMTREYQAFEARAGALPEDYRAAWEQIKAHLVPYGDFTGRNLMPILDGALGLLEETAAEGQSVHDVLGDDIGGFCAALAGGEESRTFRDRWRRQLNRNVARKLGRLGG from the coding sequence ATGAACTTCTGGGAGACCGTCACCGGCAGCGACATGACCCGGGAATACCAGGCGTTCGAAGCCAGAGCCGGCGCGCTGCCGGAGGACTACCGGGCGGCGTGGGAGCAGATCAAGGCACACCTCGTCCCGTACGGGGACTTCACCGGCCGCAACCTGATGCCGATCCTCGACGGTGCGCTGGGGCTGCTGGAGGAAACCGCGGCGGAGGGGCAGAGCGTCCACGACGTACTGGGGGACGACATCGGCGGCTTCTGCGCGGCGCTCGCCGGCGGGGAAGAGTCCCGGACCTTCCGCGACCGGTGGCGGAGACAGCTGAACAGGAATGTGGCGAGAAAACTGGGCCGGCTGGGAGGCTGA
- a CDS encoding DUF1048 domain-containing protein, which yields MGIHDIIEGKKQWRAHQARVKALPPDYRIVYQEMQKYLFKVGPVDLLEGNLLSGIVDFFEEGAATGRGVLEVIGEDVAAFCDELIKDSRTYADIYQESIEEKPGK from the coding sequence ATGGGCATCCACGACATCATCGAGGGCAAGAAGCAGTGGCGGGCGCACCAGGCGCGGGTCAAGGCCCTCCCGCCGGACTACCGGATCGTCTACCAGGAAATGCAGAAGTACCTCTTCAAGGTCGGCCCGGTCGACCTGCTCGAGGGCAACCTGCTCTCGGGCATCGTCGACTTCTTCGAGGAGGGCGCCGCGACCGGTAGGGGAGTCCTGGAAGTGATCGGCGAGGACGTCGCCGCCTTCTGCGACGAGCTGATCAAGGACTCCCGGACCTACGCCGACATCTACCAGGAGTCGATCGAGGAGAAGCCGGGGAAGTAG
- a CDS encoding SigE family RNA polymerase sigma factor — MQFEEFSREQLPGLVRFAGVLTGDRELAQDVVQDALVRAHQGWRRVAAADRPDLYLRKMVVNGYLGWRRRWYQRSVHSASDVTGFGEPTAPDPASRIAEADHLTGLLAGLSRAQRASIVLRFYEDRDDDEIAAVLGCAPGTVRSHISRGLSALRVQLKEGKESV; from the coding sequence GTGCAGTTCGAAGAGTTCTCACGTGAGCAACTGCCCGGCCTGGTGCGCTTCGCGGGCGTGCTGACCGGTGACCGTGAGCTGGCCCAGGACGTGGTGCAGGACGCACTGGTGCGCGCGCACCAGGGATGGCGGCGGGTGGCGGCCGCGGACCGGCCGGACCTGTACCTGCGGAAGATGGTCGTCAACGGCTACCTCGGCTGGCGCCGCCGGTGGTACCAGCGGTCGGTGCACTCCGCCTCCGACGTCACCGGGTTCGGCGAGCCGACCGCGCCCGATCCGGCGTCGCGGATCGCCGAAGCCGACCACCTCACCGGCCTGCTCGCGGGGCTGAGCCGCGCCCAGCGGGCGTCGATCGTGCTCCGGTTCTACGAGGACCGCGACGACGACGAGATCGCCGCGGTCCTCGGCTGCGCGCCCGGAACCGTGCGCAGCCACATCTCGCGTGGCCTGAGCGCGCTGCGCGTCCAGCTCAAGGAAGGCAAGGAAAGCGTGTGA
- a CDS encoding serine hydrolase, producing the protein MRAFLLVVLVGLVFGSLTAAVWLRPAKAPATAGKPVSHPPSPPGFPATRAALPGPDGGKVAVEIRGELSWALRELGTGAVVGDGTLRNTTESMIKIWLAVDFLASRDSRIPAEDEARVTRMIRVSDDRAAQTLYLRLGGDASIRRMISTCGLHDTLVHPGWWSKTTMSAPDATELGRCVVRGPGVSPQWRDKLLGLMRSVDPATAFGIAEAPALAGRSPAVKNGWTRHGTWWAVNCLAIWDHWVLAVMVHYPDRGDEHRYGAEVCETVAQQLFGRVDPGFAPGPGTG; encoded by the coding sequence ATGCGTGCCTTCCTGCTCGTCGTCCTGGTGGGTCTCGTCTTCGGTTCGCTCACGGCGGCGGTCTGGCTTCGTCCCGCGAAAGCGCCGGCCACGGCGGGAAAACCCGTCTCCCACCCACCGTCGCCGCCGGGCTTCCCGGCCACCCGGGCGGCCCTGCCGGGTCCGGACGGCGGCAAGGTGGCCGTCGAGATCCGGGGCGAGCTGTCCTGGGCGTTGCGGGAGCTCGGCACCGGTGCCGTGGTCGGCGACGGGACGTTGCGCAACACCACCGAATCGATGATCAAGATCTGGCTGGCCGTGGACTTCCTCGCGTCGCGGGACTCGCGGATCCCGGCCGAAGACGAGGCCCGGGTGACCCGGATGATCCGGGTCAGCGACGACCGCGCCGCCCAGACGCTGTACCTCCGGCTCGGCGGGGACGCCTCGATCCGGCGCATGATCTCGACCTGCGGGTTGCACGACACGCTCGTCCACCCGGGCTGGTGGTCCAAGACCACGATGTCCGCGCCCGACGCGACCGAGCTCGGCCGCTGCGTGGTCCGCGGCCCGGGGGTGAGCCCGCAGTGGCGGGACAAGCTGCTCGGGCTCATGCGGTCGGTCGATCCCGCCACCGCCTTCGGCATCGCGGAGGCGCCGGCGCTCGCGGGCCGGTCTCCCGCCGTCAAGAACGGCTGGACCCGGCACGGGACCTGGTGGGCGGTGAACTGCCTGGCGATCTGGGACCACTGGGTGCTCGCGGTCATGGTCCACTACCCGGACCGGGGTGACGAGCACCGGTACGGGGCCGAGGTGTGCGAAACCGTGGCCCAGCAACTGTTCGGCCGTGTCGACCCCGGTTTCGCGCCGGGGCCGGGGACCGGATGA